The genomic interval atttccatttcgacGGCGGAGCGcagctttgttgtttttgcctttttaatttttttttattatcaacAACGAATCAAAACAAAGAGggagcacaaaaacaaattatatgcCCCAAAAGCTGAGCTTATGAAATAGCGACCACTACACATGTATGcaaagaaacacacacatgcacacacacacacagacacgacTTATTGTAGGCCGATCTGAGCAAGGCAAAGCCAACGAGCGATCATAACTGGCCCGACATCCGAGTGGCACTGCCACCTCGTGCGTAAGTCAAAGTGCCGGCAACACAATGTgttgctacacacacacacacacgcgcacacacacacacacgtacacaaaagaaaacatgttttttaatactGCGATAGCCTATTCAGGGCGAATTCAAATTTTGATCAAATCCTTATAGTTGCACTCAAAtatgtttgtaaatatattttgatcaTATGTTGTACTTAAAATATTACTAACATATTTAGTAAGTCTGCTTAACgcaaatacaaatgcacatgaaatgaaatgaactttagcttaaattatgcatatatattctaactTTCTagaaatgtgtgtatatggaATGTATTGATTCTGATGGCGTACAATGCTATGCGTATGTGGTGCCCAACTGCTCCAATAAGCCTTCTTTTATTTCGACCGCTTGCTCTCCTAACAAGCGCCACAAGCAGCCGTGTATCTATGCCACCGGGACTACCTCGGGCGCAGCAGCCACAGAGACAATGACACTGGCTGAAACGTTATTCTCGACCTGTTCTACAGGTTCGATGCTCGGTTGCGACTGCTGTaactgctgcgactgcgacggcgactgctCTGTTGGGGACGTATTCACCGCAATCGTTGTCACTGCAGCCGTCGACGCATAAATGCCATTTGTATCAGCATTGCAATCATTGCCAGCGAGCtggtcatcatcatcatcatcaactgGCGTTTCTTGACGCAATACAGCTGCTAAATGGTTATCATTAACTGTCTCCAAAGTCTGGTCAATAACATCGTtaacaactgcagctgctgccgctgcgacTGGCGCTGCCAATGTTTCCATTGTACTTGGCAATGTTTCAGAGTCTACCGCCGCTTGCTCCAATTCAGTGTACCCGTTGCCGCTAGCTCCATTTACATTCAAAAGAACAGATACGTCACCATTGTGCATAGAATGTGGTGTCTTCAGTTCATTGATGATTTTCTCTCCCACTTTGGGGTCCATTTCGTTGATTTTCTCTTGCAGTTTAGATTTGAATTCAATCGGCCATTTGGGAGTCCATTGACGAAAAAGTTTAATCtgttacaaaaataatttcatgTTAGTAAAGTCAATTTAATTActacgatttttttttaatagttaCACGGCATTGAAAAAGACTCATGGGCTTTTCCTGGACACTCGACGTGGCCAGGGAATTGACGACGCCATTTACATAGGTACTACCACCACGTCCATCTTCGCCTGCGTCAACAGACGTGTCTCTTGAGAGATACTCCACCATCTCATAGACAAAATCATCGCGTTGGAGCTCACTCCATTCGTTAAACCATTGAATAATATAACGGAACTCGCCGTCTACTGATAAATTGCTCATAGACATAATTGCTTGTATTTGTGTTGCTCACTTTCTCACACTGAAACACGCCCGCACAATAACTTTTAAATGGTCTATTTGCAATTGAGTTTGTAAGCGCGACTGATGTTTACTGAAATTCTGGCTGCAGTTAACTGATCCTAGGCTCTGGTTGTGTGTCCCAGTGCTGCTATTCGCCTGATAGTTTCTATACTAACAACAACCCGTTTCTAACTTTTCTCACCGCTTGATTACAAAGCCCAGCTCATAACAGCTGTTGCGGCCTTTGGGGCATATCGATAATCTGATATGCAGCGTTGTGCAGCACCTGCATCTGTTCTAGAGAACAAATTAGCATATGAACAAATATAATCGACAAAGTGCCttggcattatttttatacatttgcaACTTAAAATTATAACTGCGACATGTCCCTTAAATACACATTTATGctacatttatatatagttattatATCGTAAAACTGAGAAAAGTCATCTGAGTTTTAAAATTTCTGTTTATCGATAAGTTGCGCCTACCCGCTTGTTGCACAGCACTAATCATTTTGGCGTTTCTCAACTCTTAAAAATTTGCAGACAGTAAATAATATTAGAGAACAACTAGGCAGAAAAAATcatcaattaaaacaaaatatgtcgTCGTCAGAACTGGAAATCCAACAAAAATTTTCGGATAACCAGCAGGAACAAGTGCCCAATGCAGAGATTAATGCCATCAATCATGATTCAACGGCGGAAGCAGGTCAACAAGATTTTGCCGCGGCCGAGCAGTacaaaaataaaggaaatGATTTGCTCAAAAGTAAGTTGTCATTCATCACATACACGAGAAACTAGATATGATTACATAGTCGGTAAAGCACATGAAAGACACTAAGAAATTGTATGCAACTCAAGAGCGTCCCGTGTTGTCTGTAAGCTGTCTTCGACCTAAccttaaaaacaatttacaggCATTGGCTCTATGTGCAAATTTGTGTAATTCTTATGTGCTGTTTAAAGGGCAGCTAAAAAGCTTAAATCTGAATGTTAATGTAACTATGACTCATTTCGTCACATTGCAGCCAAGGAATTCTCGAAAGCCATTGACATGTATTCCAAAGCCATAGAACTATACCCCAACAGTGCAATCTACTATGCCAATCGGGCGCTGGCGCATTTACGTCAGGAAAGCTTTGGCCTGGCTCTGCAGGATGGCGTGTCAGCGGTTAAAACGGATCCCAGCTACTTGAAAGGTTACTATCGACGTGCGGCGGCGCACATGTCCCTGGGCAAGTTCAAACAGGCCCTTTCTGATTTTGAATATGTGAGTGCAGTTATTATATAGAGAACCTGTTACGCATGATATTTGATAAGCTATCTTTTTAGGTGGCCAAATGCAGGCCCAATGATAAGGAcgctaaattaaaattcaccGAGTGCagtaaaattgttaaaatgcGCGCATTTGAGCGTGCTATCGCTGTAGATAAGCCTGAGAAGACTCTCTCGGAGATGTATAGCGATATGGAGAACATTAGTAAGTAATCGATTGATCATCCGCGCATTGGAAAACCTGCTTTTCCGAGCGTATATtctatgtatttttttttttttaattcagcCATTGAGGATGATTATAAGGGACCTCAACTGGAGGATGACAAGGTTACTTTACAATTTATGAAAGACCTTATGGAACACTATAAGGCACAAAAGAGACTGCATCGCAAGTTCGCATATAAGGTAGTGAATGGTCTTTCAATCGCAATTGAACTTGAATTTCGTGtgacaaaatattaaacatatgTATGATTGCAGATACTCCGTAACATTGATGAGTACATGCGTGAACAACCATCCCTAGTGGATATTAATGTTCCAGATGACGAGAAGTTCACAATTTGTGGAGATATCCATGGCCAGTTTTATGATTTGatgaatatttttgatataaacGGGCTACCCTCAGAAAAGAATCCGTATCTATTTAATGGAGATTTCGTGGATAGAGGTTCATTCTCTGTAGAATGTATATTTACGCTCTTTGGCTTTAAGTTGCTGTATCCCAATCATTTCTTCTTGTCTCGCGGTAAGTTACAATTTGTAACACCAATCATTGAAATCTAAACTAATTTAATATTGCTTATAGGCAATCACGAAAGCATTAACATGAATCAAATGTACGGATTCACGGGCGAGGTGACTGCCAAGTATAACAACACAATGGCGAATATATTTACGCAAGTATTCAACTGGCTGCCATTATGCCATTGCATAAATCAGAAGATTCTGGTTATGCATGGGGGCCTCTTTTCATCAGACAATGTTACATTGGATAATATAAGACGCATTGAACGCAACTGCCAGCCACCAGAGGAGGGACTCATGTGCGAGTTGCTCTGGTCCGATCCGCAGCAATGGATGGGACGTGGCCCATCTAAGCGCGGCGTGGGCATACAGTTTGGTCCGGACGTAACTGAAGCATTCTGTAACCTGAACAAGTTGGACTATATCATTCGCAGTCACGAGGTCAAAGATATGGGCTATGAGGTGGCCCACAATGGTCAATGCATAACTGTCTTCTCAGCGCCAAACTATTGGTAAGTACCACAAGTCTTAAACTATCAAAACCAAACGTAttgtaaacatttatttacagTGATACTATGGGCAACATGGGCGCATTTATAACAATTACTGGTAACAATTTAAAACCAAATTACAGATCCTTTGAGGCTGTGGTAAGTATTATTGATACAAACCCATCTAATGTGTGCACTAATTATAATATCTTCCATTATATTCACAGCCACATCCTGATGTCAAGCCTATGGCATATGCCAATAGTCTAATGAACTGGCTGGCGTAGTCATAGCAGCATGCTTCCTATGCATAACAATAGCTAAGAACACCACAAACTCCAGCACCCCTGCCCACGCTTAAGAACCCACAACCGCATTAGAACGAACAAAAACACAGATTCAAAAATGCTCATAGGACCTTAATGCACACAGCTTGCTAGTTACTCTACGATATGAGTCAGAGTAAAGAACATAGTTGTGGTATATAGGGTTAAGGGCAGCAGAATAGCAATCAATTCACAACAAATTCAGCTATATTTGATACAAAAACCTTGCATACAAGAATgattatataaaaatggcTTTAGAAGTCAGATGCTAAGTTTTATTGGTGCTAAGCATCTGAGTATTCACTGTACAGTGTTTGTGcgatttaaaaaagaaaaaaaaaaacttaaaaacgtAAACAGTGAGCaaatttattatgtttatgcATAGCATTTAGAAATTGGCAATAATGTGAGACCCCCATACTCCACTGCAAGCCCCTACCTTAAATTTTACTCCCGAAGGCTACAATTctgtataaattaaattttttgttcaatCCTTGTTTATATAAACTTACACAagtcattttaataaaaaacaaaaactatccAATCGATAAACAGTTTTAGCTCATGCATTGATCAAACAAAGCGAACCATGTGCGCTTTGACAAATACAATAGAAATAGTAAAAGTCTGAAATGTAAAACAATGTAAAGCAATtgcaaatataaatgtttattagtCAAGATTAGGTTCGACTGGCGCTTCTAGGCGAAAGCCTAAGCCGTGGAATATTCGGTCGATACTAGCTTTGTAGTCCTTAAGATGAGCACGTTGTAGGAGCGTCACATACACAAATGGTCCGTTGTAGGTAGCTAGGTTCTCATAGAATTCCACAGCCAGCGCTTGCATTTCTTTAGGTTGCGCCTGAGACAAATACAACACAACAATGCTAAGCAGATCATGTAGATGTTTGCCCTCAAGCTGCAGGCTGCGTATAAATGATGCCAGATGCCGCAGCAACTGTAACTGCAGTTTATATTCCTGGGTGGGCGCTCGTAAAGTTTCCGTGCTACTGTGGCAACTGGCCGTCTTCAAAAACTGCTTAAGCTGAGGTATAACATCGCTGAGACTGCGCTTTAGGATAAAATCCTTAGCATGCAGAACGAGAATGTGCAATAGGCTGAAGCAGCGACTTAGCACTATCGAGTCTTTCTGACGAAATTTTTCGACCAGCGGTTGCCATAACAGATGGACTAGAGGCAGCAGCTCGTCCTCATAGTCGGCGAGCAGTGGCACACCAGAAATAAGGCATTCCAGTGCAAGAATTTGCTGGGCTTGCTCAGACTGTGAAAGGAACTTGATAGACTGACTTATAATCTCCTTGACAATTTCAATGTGTTGCGGCAGAATGGGTTTTGAAGGCGGTTCCGCTGACGGGTCCTCAATTTCAACTCCGTGCATATTTATATCTGGTTCTTCATTAGGCGcactatttaaatcaacaGGAGTGTCAGTTGGCTGCTTATTGAGCACATTTAACCAAGTGCTTAGAATATTCTGCTCCTCATCCACATGCATTTGAATGTCGGCGATCTCTGCCGCTGTAGCACTTTGCCAGCTGACCGCATGCCTCAGGAACGCATTGAAGACGCGCAAATATGAATGTATATTGTCCGTCTGATGTGACTTGGCGCATTCATCGCATATTGTTTGGAAAATACTTTCCAAATGGGGCACATTCCCACGCGAGCTGTACTGCAATACAACTGTGAGTATATCTACGGCTTCACTGCTCTCGGGTGACTGCAATGGAAGATTTCCAAATTGTAATTGTGGCTTCTGTGACCGGACATATTGAGAATACCTTCCTTAGCAGCGCATTCATATGAAAGGTTAGGTAGTCAGTGGAGCATTCTATGAAATGTGAGGGTGCTGCATACTTCAAGGCCAGCTGCATTGAAACGAATGAAAATGTAGCTGCTTCATGGACCATAGTGTTACTGCTAGCTGTAGTAAAGGGTTGGCATGTAAGATTACATATTAACGCATTGATATAATATAACTCACCCAACTTCAGGAGCACTTTGTGCAAGCTGCGAAATATATAACGATCAAACGTATCGCCAATAAATTTGGCACAATGCCCCAAAGCATCCAAAACCAGGCAGGTATGCAGCACATTGAACTGTGCATCCGCAATGCTCACGCGACTATTGACTGGCTCGGTCTCATCATCCGAATCACAATCCTGCGTGCGGACCTCTATCGCGGAAGAGTAGAGACCAGGCGTGTGATCTTTAAACCAGGATGAAGGCTGCGAAGTTTtataacttaaataatttataaagtaGCGTTTGCATAAAATGCTTACCTTGTCGACCTTCAGTCGCCAGGCTGCATCCGGCTGAAGTGCCAAATGCCAGTGCTCTTCGGCAAGTAGCTGATCGACAAAAAGTTGTGCCAGCGATAAACGGCTTTCGCGCGCTACTCTTTGTTGCGGTGTTATCATTAGCGTCATTAACAAAATCGACTCATTCATGGCTGAGCTGCGTCGTTCAATCAAATCCTGGCAAAAGTCAAAGATTAGGCGATTTAAAGACGGCTCAGCGCCCAATAATGCAGCAATGTCATAAAGAACATCTAAGCAACGTTTGGAGTTGAGATACTTGAACTGGCGCCAAGACAATTTGGAACATTGAGCCGCCAGCTCCTTAGCACTGCCCTCTTGGATATGCCGTAGCGAGTATTCCTCATTTAGCAATTCGCGCGATGTACGTTGATCAAGCGCCGTCAGCAGACACATGACAAACAATTCCAAATTCTTTGGTAACAACAGTAGCAGCTGTAACTTGTCAGCGCTAATATTCCGCAAGAATCCCTTGAAAAACAGCAGCTCCGATAACTGTTCGCTGTCATCACAGCGCTGTAGAATGCGTGGCCATTTGTTCAGATGCGCGTCCAGAAGAATTTCTGCATTCTCGTCAAAGATGCTCGCACAgctcggctgctgctgcagctgcgctaGGTTCTCACGGCACATTTTCGCTATATCCTTCTCCTCATCCTCCGACAAAGCTAAAACATTCTCCAgcaaatgtataaaattatGCTTCAAATTGTGCGCGCAATTCTTGAGGAGTAAGCAACACATTTCCGCGTACATTCGACGCACTGCAACAGAACTGTGGGCGCGCAATATACTCGTTTCGACAAAGATGATGCGCATATGTTTTGATGTTGCTGCTATCCACTGGGCAGAGCGTAGACCAGTTTGGAGCTTCTTGAGGCGCTCCTCGTTCTGCTCAAGACTTAAACGCTTGCTACCAAATATGTTAACGTCATTCAGCAGCTCATTACTTTCCCCGTTGGGTGTGCTAAGGAGTGATTGGAATGCATTCACGTCGTAGCGTGCTTTGATAAACTCCTCAGTGGTTTCCTCGAACATAATGCAGGTGATGCGGCCCAGGGCCTTAATGCCCAACTAAAATATTGTGTTAAATCTTCAATTAGACAGTTAAAATTGTGACTTCCAGGGCACTTACGGATTTAGTTGATTCGCCAACCTTATCATCCGCCATCGCTGTTTTGAAGAGCACAGTAACGATTTTTGGCAGGAATATGAATATGGTGTTGGCTATCTGGTTGCGCAAAACCACGTCGCCAGCATCGGCATCATCGTGCACATAGAAGAGTACCATTAAGCCTTCCAGCGATGAATTGACCAGTTTGCGATACCTTTCCTTTGAGATAAATTCAATGAGCGTGAGTAATATTTGGCCTAAGACCACGACAGCCTCTTTTCCATAAAATGTTTCGAGCACATCGCTTGTGGAACGTTGCAGGGCCATCGTTATGCAGAGTACTGCCGCCAACTTGATTTCCTCGGAGAGATCGGGTTGCATTGCAGAGCCACTGCGATCACGGATCTGCTGCAGGACAACCACTAGAATGGAGCGTAAGGCTTTTTCCTCCGTCAAGTAGAGCTTGGATAGAATGTGTCGCAGGCAATCCAACAAGCTTGTGCGCAGCTCCTGACTTTCCCTGCACAGGACACATATGTAGTTGGGAAAATTTACATTTGTCTTATTTCAGCTACTTACCCTGTAAGTTCGCCAAGCTTAATTACAAGCGGGActacaatttgtatttgaaatatgcGTATTTGTCCAAAGTCAAATCCCATAACTTCTTTCTCTACTTCCGACAAGTTGGCTTTATTAGGCTGctgtatgaaattttctatggCAGGCCTAATACGCGTCACATACGTCTCCACCGAGGACATTTTGGCCataattcatatatttaaataaacatctactttaaccaaaaacaaactgaaaatATGCTaagcagagagagagcggcAAGCGTAGAGTCGATCAACAGCTGGTTTTCCTGCTGAGTGCCAGTCACATGTTTACGTATGCGGAAAAGCcgttaaattaaaaacgacATTTCGCGccattaaatatacaaaattaagtAGTATTGCATTAAGATGCATTTAATGGAAAcaattcttagttttttttttttcataatttttatattaaggattcaattataaaattcGTGCTGAGCCTCATCCTTGCGCACGCTGGTCTTGTAGCCTTTTTCAAAGTCCTTAGCGTGTGCGATATAACGATTTTCACGAACTGCATGCATTCCAGCTTCCTGGCAAATCGCGTTAATGTCAGCATTCGAAATTCTGTCCGGGCGAGCAATAAGCTCCTCCAGATCCACATCTTCGGCGAGATTCATTTTGGCAGTTATGGTGGTAAAAACCAAACGCTTTTGACGGCGATCTGGCAACGGGAACTCGATCTTACGATCCAAGCGTCCAGGACGCAGTAGAGCCGGATCTAAGGTATCCGCGCGATTAGTTGCCATAATAACCTTAATGTTGGTTGTTTCATCGAAGCCATCCATTTGATTCAAAAGCTCCAGCAAAATGCGCTGAACCTCACGATCGGCGCCTGTCTGAGCGTCAAAGCGTTTCGTGGCAATAGCATCGATTTCATCAATGAATATCACCGATGGCGCATTCTGTTTGGCCAGCCGGAACAGATCACGCACCATACGTGGTCCCTCGCCCAAGTACTTCTGCACGAACTCCGAGCCGACGACGCGAATGAAAGCGGCTGTCGTCTGATTAGCAACCGCTTTGGCCAGCATAGTCTTGCCGCAACCAGGAGGGCCATAGAGTAGTACGCCGCGTGGTGGGTCAATGCCTGCGCACACATAGATGTTTACGTAATCCGTTAGGAACAGCTTTAGCACAGCTTACCAATTTGCTTGTACAAATGAGCGTGGGTCAACGGCAGCTCGACAGCCTCGCGTATTTCTTGCTTTTGCATATCAAGTCCGCCGATGTCCGCATAGCTGACGTCAGGTTTCTCTTCCGGTGACAGCATGGATATGGTGCTATCCGCCTCCGGTGGCACCAAGTCTACCAAACAGTTGCTCTGTTTATGCAATGCCACAGAAGCCGACGGCTTGAGCTGCTCTCTATCAATTGTGGACAGCACGCGCACATAGTAATTTGAGCCAGTGGTTGAGGCGACAATTCCGGTGTTTTCATCAACTGCCTCCAAAAACTGGCCAATAACCAGGGGCACAGCCTTGGCCCGCTTAACCTCTTCCTGAGCATGTAGGTACTCCTTTTTCAGATTACGCTGCTCCTCCTTAATGTAGTCTTCCTGAACTTGCAGCaattccagctgcagctgtaatTTCTTATACACTACATAGCAGTCACTCTCATCCAAGATTTTTGGCTCTACGTTTTCCATATTGTCGTCTTTGGACActaacattattttttattttccgtGATTGACAGAAGGACGGCCGATGAGAATGACttgaaatttcaaattgtgTAAACAAAAGTGCTGTAAAGTGTTGTCAATGTTTGCCATTCACGTCGATTGCAATCGCATGAGTGCGTgagtgcgtgcgtgcgtgagTCACGAGCAGCTGTTAGTGAGacctgttgttgcttttgttcttgttgttatgttcttgttgttgggtTCAACGTGGAACGGTtctatttttaaatcaaatttcgACTTTATTTTGGAAATGTAAATTCTGCTCTccacagcaaaaacaaatatacattGTATACCTGGGTAATTGGACACACTCGGCAATGCTGAAAACTAAATAGCCTCTGACAAAAATTACAAACATTGTTGACGCCGGCCGGATTATTTGATGGTAAAATATACGTCAGCAGTGAAATATACGTGCATTTACCAAAATACGTTGAATTTGGTGCCAAAGCAATTATGGCAATTATGTAATATGCCAATTTGATATCCAGCTTAGCGgcaaaacatattttgaaCTCTTTTGCCTCGCCTGTAACTGTGCACAATGGACAAGTTGGTGTTCCTGACGGCCGCGGCCCACCTCGTCTATACGCCGTTCACAAAGGTCGAGGAGAGCTTCAACTTGCAGGCCATGCatgatatattatatttgcgCAATAATTTCACACAATATGATCATCATGAATATCCAGGCGTTGTGCCACGCACATTCATAGGACCGCTCATCATATCGATATTGTCGGCGCCGTTTGTGCTGCTCTTCGAGTCGCTGAACATCAATAAATTCTGGGCACAATATgtaggtaaaaaaaaaacacttgtaAATGAACTCTGACTGCCCGATTCTAATGCTAATATATCGTTCACAGTGCGCCTTGTCTTGGCTGCATCTATTTCATTTGCTTGGAACAACTTGCGTCGAGCTGTAACAAAGATTTATGGCGTCGAAGTTCGTCTGTGGTTTACGGCAATTACCATATCACAATTTCACTATATTTTCTACATGACG from Drosophila virilis strain 15010-1051.87 chromosome 2, Dvir_AGI_RSII-ME, whole genome shotgun sequence carries:
- the LOC6629917 gene encoding uncharacterized protein; translation: MSMSNLSVDGEFRYIIQWFNEWSELQRDDFVYEMVEYLSRDTSVDAGEDGRGGSTYVNGVVNSLATSSVQEKPMSLFQCRIKLFRQWTPKWPIEFKSKLQEKINEMDPKVGEKIINELKTPHSMHNGDVSVLLNVNGASGNGYTELEQAAVDSETLPSTMETLAAPVAAAAAAVVNDVIDQTLETVNDNHLAAVLRQETPVDDDDDDQLAGNDCNADTNGIYASTAAVTTIAVNTSPTEQSPSQSQQLQQSQPSIEPVEQVENNVSASVIVSVAAAPEVVPVA
- the PpD3 gene encoding serine/threonine-protein phosphatase 5 — its product is MSSSELEIQQKFSDNQQEQVPNAEINAINHDSTAEAGQQDFAAAEQYKNKGNDLLKTKEFSKAIDMYSKAIELYPNSAIYYANRALAHLRQESFGLALQDGVSAVKTDPSYLKGYYRRAAAHMSLGKFKQALSDFEYVAKCRPNDKDAKLKFTECSKIVKMRAFERAIAVDKPEKTLSEMYSDMENITIEDDYKGPQLEDDKVTLQFMKDLMEHYKAQKRLHRKFAYKILRNIDEYMREQPSLVDINVPDDEKFTICGDIHGQFYDLMNIFDINGLPSEKNPYLFNGDFVDRGSFSVECIFTLFGFKLLYPNHFFLSRGNHESINMNQMYGFTGEVTAKYNNTMANIFTQVFNWLPLCHCINQKILVMHGGLFSSDNVTLDNIRRIERNCQPPEEGLMCELLWSDPQQWMGRGPSKRGVGIQFGPDVTEAFCNLNKLDYIIRSHEVKDMGYEVAHNGQCITVFSAPNYCDTMGNMGAFITITGNNLKPNYRSFEAVPHPDVKPMAYANSLMNWLA
- the Tti1 gene encoding TELO2-interacting protein 1 homolog, producing MAKMSSVETYVTRIRPAIENFIQQPNKANLSEVEKEVMGFDFGQIRIFQIQIVVPLVIKLGELTGESQELRTSLLDCLRHILSKLYLTEEKALRSILVVVLQQIRDRSGSAMQPDLSEEIKLAAVLCITMALQRSTSDVLETFYGKEAVVVLGQILLTLIEFISKERYRKLVNSSLEGLMVLFYVHDDADAGDVVLRNQIANTIFIFLPKIVTVLFKTAMADDKVGESTKSLGIKALGRITCIMFEETTEEFIKARYDVNAFQSLLSTPNGESNELLNDVNIFGSKRLSLEQNEERLKKLQTGLRSAQWIAATSKHMRIIFVETSILRAHSSVAVRRMYAEMCCLLLKNCAHNLKHNFIHLLENVLALSEDEEKDIAKMCRENLAQLQQQPSCASIFDENAEILLDAHLNKWPRILQRCDDSEQLSELLFFKGFLRNISADKLQLLLLLPKNLELFVMCLLTALDQRTSRELLNEEYSLRHIQEGSAKELAAQCSKLSWRQFKYLNSKRCLDVLYDIAALLGAEPSLNRLIFDFCQDLIERRSSAMNESILLMTLMITPQQRVARESRLSLAQLFVDQLLAEEHWHLALQPDAAWRLKVDKPSSWFKDHTPGLYSSAIEVRTQDCDSDDETEPVNSRVSIADAQFNVLHTCLVLDALGHCAKFIGDTFDRYIFRSLHKVLLKLASSNTMVHEAATFSFVSMQLALKYAAPSHFIECSTDYLTFHMNALLRKSPESSEAVDILTVVLQYSSRGNVPHLESIFQTICDECAKSHQTDNIHSYLRVFNAFLRHAVSWQSATAAEIADIQMHVDEEQNILSTWLNVLNKQPTDTPVDLNSAPNEEPDINMHGVEIEDPSAEPPSKPILPQHIEIVKEIISQSIKFLSQSEQAQQILALECLISGVPLLADYEDELLPLVHLLWQPLVEKFRQKDSIVLSRCFSLLHILVLHAKDFILKRSLSDVIPQLKQFLKTASCHSSTETLRAPTQEYKLQLQLLRHLASFIRSLQLEGKHLHDLLSIVVLYLSQAQPKEMQALAVEFYENLATYNGPFVYVTLLQRAHLKDYKASIDRIFHGLGFRLEAPVEPNLD
- the Rpt3R gene encoding 26S proteasome regulatory subunit 6B, with the translated sequence MLVSKDDNMENVEPKILDESDCYVVYKKLQLQLELLQVQEDYIKEEQRNLKKEYLHAQEEVKRAKAVPLVIGQFLEAVDENTGIVASTTGSNYYVRVLSTIDREQLKPSASVALHKQSNCLVDLVPPEADSTISMLSPEEKPDVSYADIGGLDMQKQEIREAVELPLTHAHLYKQIGIDPPRGVLLYGPPGCGKTMLAKAVANQTTAAFIRVVGSEFVQKYLGEGPRMVRDLFRLAKQNAPSVIFIDEIDAIATKRFDAQTGADREVQRILLELLNQMDGFDETTNIKVIMATNRADTLDPALLRPGRLDRKIEFPLPDRRQKRLVFTTITAKMNLAEDVDLEELIARPDRISNADINAICQEAGMHAVRENRYIAHAKDFEKGYKTSVRKDEAQHEFYN